The proteins below are encoded in one region of Streptomyces ficellus:
- a CDS encoding Fur family transcriptional regulator, whose product MSDLLERLRGRGWRMTAQRRVVAEVLDGDHVHLTADEVHARAVERLPEISRATVYNTLGELVTLGEVLEVSTDRRAKRYDPNAHRPHHHLVCARCGAIRDVHPTGNPLADLPDTERFGFSISDVEVTYRGVCPNCASA is encoded by the coding sequence ATGAGTGACCTGTTGGAACGACTGCGCGGACGCGGCTGGCGCATGACCGCACAGCGGCGGGTCGTGGCCGAGGTCCTCGACGGGGACCACGTCCACCTGACCGCCGACGAGGTGCACGCCCGCGCGGTGGAGCGACTCCCCGAGATCTCGCGGGCGACGGTGTACAACACGCTGGGTGAGCTGGTGACGCTGGGCGAGGTCCTGGAGGTCTCCACGGACCGCCGCGCCAAGCGGTACGACCCGAACGCCCACCGCCCGCACCACCACCTGGTGTGCGCGCGGTGCGGCGCCATCCGGGACGTCCACCCCACGGGCAACCCCCTGGCGGACCTCCCCGACACCGAGCGCTTCGGCTTCTCGATCTCGGACGTCGAGGTCACCTACCGGGGCGTCTGCCCGAACTGCGCCTCCGCCTGA
- a CDS encoding tetratricopeptide repeat protein, giving the protein MGIMGDRATLLETGRFVQRHTDSAADVMSAAMETTAMDSAETGDPVEIEERHRRAAENGDTAAMSVLGALLLRRGDLDAAEPHLRAATADGDRAAANNLGVLLHQRGYADEAAGWWRIAAVAGSAAAAHALGRHYRERGDEPAAEYWLRQSAEQGHALGAYALADLLEHRSDVGAERWLRAAAEQGHREAAYRLARSLERTAQAQATDDTAAAVTAATAPATAPVTGGETAEQWYRQAAARGHRRAALHLGAILERRGELKEAGRWYLTSAKDGESRAACALGFLLRDAGDEESAAVWWLRAAQDGDGNAANALGALHAARGEHQTAERWYRAATDAGDVNGAYNLGLLFAAQNRVAQAEQWYRRAAYAGHREAANALAILLLQGGDPNGAEPWFSKAAEAGSVDAAFNLGILYAGRDDDVSALRWYERAAAAGHTEAALQVGIARLRDGDEQEAERHLRCAAGGGSAEAAFRLATVLDARQAPAGPPALGEPQAPKSECEEWYERAAEQGHRRAQVRVGMLAAARGDTAEAARWYREAADAGSRNGAFNLGLLLARDGNEREASLWWTRAARAGHGRAALRLALLAARRGELTEGRRWCARAVELGPAEVAERAARLSEALHQELTA; this is encoded by the coding sequence ATGGGAATTATGGGGGACAGGGCAACTCTGTTGGAGACAGGGCGGTTTGTGCAGCGGCACACCGATAGCGCCGCAGATGTGATGAGCGCTGCCATGGAGACCACCGCCATGGACAGCGCGGAGACCGGCGACCCCGTCGAGATCGAGGAGCGCCACCGCCGCGCCGCCGAGAACGGCGACACCGCCGCCATGAGCGTCCTCGGAGCCCTGCTGCTGCGGCGCGGTGACCTCGACGCCGCCGAGCCGCACCTGCGCGCCGCCACCGCCGACGGCGACCGGGCCGCCGCCAACAACCTGGGTGTCCTCCTCCACCAGCGCGGTTACGCCGACGAGGCCGCCGGCTGGTGGCGCATCGCCGCCGTGGCCGGCTCCGCCGCCGCCGCCCACGCCCTGGGCCGCCACTACCGCGAGCGGGGCGACGAGCCGGCCGCCGAGTACTGGCTGCGCCAGTCCGCCGAGCAGGGCCACGCCCTCGGCGCGTACGCCCTGGCCGACCTGCTGGAGCACCGCAGCGACGTCGGCGCCGAGCGGTGGCTGCGCGCCGCCGCCGAGCAGGGGCACCGCGAGGCCGCGTACCGTCTCGCCCGCTCCCTGGAGCGCACGGCACAGGCGCAGGCCACCGACGACACCGCTGCCGCCGTCACTGCCGCGACCGCGCCCGCCACGGCTCCCGTGACGGGCGGGGAGACCGCCGAGCAGTGGTACCGGCAGGCGGCCGCCCGGGGCCACCGCCGCGCCGCCCTGCACCTCGGGGCCATCCTCGAACGGCGCGGCGAGCTCAAGGAGGCCGGCCGCTGGTACCTGACGTCCGCGAAGGACGGCGAGTCCCGCGCCGCCTGCGCGCTCGGCTTCCTGCTCCGCGACGCGGGCGACGAGGAGAGCGCCGCCGTCTGGTGGCTGCGTGCCGCCCAGGACGGCGACGGCAACGCCGCCAACGCGCTGGGTGCCCTGCACGCGGCCCGCGGCGAGCACCAGACGGCCGAGCGCTGGTACCGCGCGGCCACCGACGCGGGTGACGTCAACGGCGCGTACAACCTCGGGCTGCTCTTCGCCGCGCAGAACCGCGTCGCCCAGGCCGAGCAGTGGTACCGCCGCGCCGCCTACGCGGGGCACCGCGAAGCCGCCAACGCGCTGGCCATCCTGCTCCTCCAGGGCGGCGACCCGAACGGCGCCGAGCCGTGGTTCTCCAAGGCCGCCGAGGCGGGCAGCGTCGACGCCGCGTTCAACCTGGGCATCCTCTACGCGGGTCGCGACGACGACGTGTCGGCGCTGCGGTGGTACGAGCGGGCCGCCGCGGCCGGTCACACCGAGGCCGCGCTCCAGGTCGGCATCGCCCGCCTCCGCGACGGCGACGAGCAGGAGGCCGAGCGCCACCTGCGGTGCGCGGCGGGCGGCGGCAGCGCCGAGGCCGCGTTCCGTCTCGCCACCGTGCTCGACGCCCGGCAGGCCCCCGCCGGCCCGCCCGCGCTCGGCGAGCCGCAGGCGCCCAAGAGCGAGTGCGAGGAGTGGTACGAGCGGGCGGCCGAGCAGGGGCACCGCCGTGCGCAGGTGCGCGTCGGCATGCTGGCCGCCGCACGCGGGGACACCGCGGAGGCGGCCCGCTGGTACCGGGAGGCCGCCGACGCGGGCAGCCGCAACGGCGCCTTCAACCTGGGCCTGCTGCTCGCCCGTGACGGCAACGAGCGCGAGGCGTCCCTGTGGTGGACCCGCGCCGCCCGCGCGGGGCACGGCCGGGCCGCCCTGCGCCTGGCGCTGCTCGCCGCGCGCCGGGGCGAGCTGACCGAGGGCCGCCGCTGGTGCGCCCGCGCCGTCGAGCTGGGCCCCGCGGAGGTCGCCGAACGGGCCGCCCGGCTCAGCGAGGCGCTGCACCAGGAGCTGACGGCCTGA
- a CDS encoding UPF0182 family protein → MPDRGGGPTGPRIRVGRPSRRARTLLMTLGVLAVLAMLFVMFAGFWTDWLWYRSVNYSSVFTTTLWTKIGLFAVFGLLMALAVGLNIWLAHRLRPPLSAMSLEQQSLDRYRMGLAPYKKWVLLAITALVGLIAGASASGQWRTWLMWVNGVPFGQKDPQFGLDVSFFAFDLPWYRFLLGFGFAAAVLSLIAAALTHYLYGGLRITSPGARATAAATGHLSVLLGVFVTLKAVAYWLDRYGLAVKSSDFKATGNWTGLRYVDANAYLPAKTILFCIAAICAVLFFATLWRRTWQLPVIGFGLMVLSAILIGGLYPAIVQKFQVQPNEQAKEAPYIEKNIDATRKAYDIDRTKAENYSGKSTVKAKDKLRADSDAAASYRLVDPNIVSPTFQQLEQRRKYYQFPTTLDVDRYQGKDTVIGLRELNIKGIPKRNWINDHFTYTHGYGAIMATGTATDANGSPIFTESGLPTTGQTPKYEQRIYYGEKTEQYSIVGGPQKELDYEENGEKTTSYKGKSGVNLSNTFNRAAYAVAFSEPQILYSGAIGDGSRILYNRTPKQRVEAVAPWLTIDGDAYPAVIDGRIQWIVDAYTTTNGYPYASRTTLGDTTTDSLTANNQTRAVVAQQNQVNYIRNSVKATVDAYDGTVKLYQWDTEDPVLKTWMKAFPGTVEPKSAIKADLREHLRYPQDMFKVQRELLTRYHVQNAAQFYSGSDAWQVPDDPTNKDGNAVPPYYLSLKMPGETQQQFSLTTTFTPNGRPNLGAFMAVDADANSKDYGKIRLLRVTSDVPGPAQVQNKLNSLPSVAQFVRDLKGADSDIQYGNLLTVPLDGGFLYVEPIYAQGRNALYPLLRKVAVSYVDADQPEGDTTKDTTVFEDNLAKALNAVFGVDGETPTTPPPSDPTKPPVTGEAALQQAIADAQKAFADSEAAMKKGDWTAYGKAQDELAAALRRVAEADAQRKSDAGKNADKPAAGADTPASG, encoded by the coding sequence ATGCCGGACCGCGGCGGAGGCCCGACCGGGCCACGGATCAGAGTCGGCCGGCCGTCCCGGCGGGCCCGCACCCTGCTCATGACACTGGGCGTGCTGGCCGTGCTGGCCATGCTCTTCGTCATGTTCGCCGGGTTCTGGACGGACTGGCTGTGGTACAGGTCCGTCAACTACTCGTCCGTCTTCACCACCACCCTGTGGACCAAGATCGGCCTGTTCGCCGTCTTCGGTCTGCTCATGGCGCTGGCGGTCGGACTGAACATCTGGCTCGCGCACCGGCTGCGCCCGCCGCTGAGCGCCATGTCGCTGGAGCAGCAGAGCCTGGACCGGTACCGGATGGGACTGGCCCCGTACAAGAAGTGGGTGCTCCTGGCGATCACGGCCCTGGTCGGGCTGATCGCGGGCGCCTCCGCCTCCGGGCAGTGGCGCACCTGGCTGATGTGGGTCAACGGCGTGCCCTTCGGACAGAAGGACCCGCAGTTCGGCCTGGACGTGTCGTTCTTCGCGTTCGACCTGCCCTGGTACCGGTTCCTGCTGGGCTTCGGCTTCGCCGCGGCCGTGCTGTCGCTGATCGCCGCGGCCCTGACGCACTACCTGTACGGCGGGCTGCGCATCACCAGCCCCGGCGCCCGCGCGACCGCCGCGGCGACCGGGCACCTCTCCGTCCTGCTGGGCGTCTTCGTGACGCTGAAGGCCGTCGCGTACTGGCTCGACCGGTACGGCCTGGCCGTGAAGTCCAGCGACTTCAAGGCGACGGGCAACTGGACGGGCCTGCGGTACGTCGACGCCAACGCCTACCTGCCGGCGAAGACCATCCTGTTCTGCATCGCCGCGATCTGCGCCGTGCTGTTCTTCGCCACCCTGTGGCGCCGCACCTGGCAGCTCCCGGTGATCGGCTTCGGTCTCATGGTCCTGTCGGCGATCCTGATCGGCGGGCTCTACCCGGCGATCGTGCAGAAGTTCCAGGTCCAGCCGAACGAGCAGGCCAAGGAAGCGCCGTACATCGAGAAGAACATCGACGCGACGCGCAAGGCCTACGACATCGACCGGACGAAGGCGGAGAACTACTCCGGCAAGTCCACGGTCAAGGCGAAGGACAAGCTGCGGGCGGACTCCGACGCGGCCGCCAGCTACCGGCTGGTCGATCCCAACATCGTGTCGCCGACCTTCCAGCAGCTCGAGCAGCGGCGGAAGTACTACCAGTTCCCGACCACGCTCGACGTCGACCGGTACCAGGGCAAGGACACGGTCATCGGCCTTCGTGAGCTCAACATCAAGGGCATCCCGAAGCGGAACTGGATCAACGACCACTTCACCTACACCCACGGCTACGGCGCGATCATGGCCACGGGTACGGCGACGGACGCCAACGGCTCCCCGATCTTCACCGAGTCCGGGCTGCCGACCACGGGCCAGACCCCGAAGTACGAGCAGCGGATCTACTACGGCGAGAAGACCGAGCAGTACTCGATCGTCGGCGGGCCGCAGAAGGAGCTCGACTACGAGGAGAACGGCGAGAAGACCACCAGCTACAAGGGCAAGAGCGGGGTCAACCTCTCCAACACCTTCAACCGGGCCGCCTACGCCGTGGCGTTCAGCGAGCCCCAGATCCTGTACTCGGGCGCCATCGGCGACGGTTCGCGGATCCTGTACAACCGCACGCCCAAGCAGCGCGTCGAGGCGGTCGCGCCCTGGCTGACGATCGACGGCGACGCCTACCCGGCCGTCATCGACGGGCGGATCCAGTGGATCGTCGACGCCTACACGACGACCAACGGCTACCCGTACGCGTCCCGTACGACGCTGGGGGACACCACCACGGACTCCCTCACGGCCAACAACCAGACCCGCGCGGTGGTCGCCCAGCAGAACCAGGTCAACTACATCCGCAACTCGGTGAAGGCCACCGTCGACGCGTACGACGGCACGGTGAAGCTGTACCAGTGGGACACCGAGGACCCGGTCCTCAAGACCTGGATGAAGGCCTTCCCGGGCACGGTCGAGCCGAAGAGCGCCATCAAGGCCGACCTGCGCGAGCACCTGCGCTACCCGCAGGACATGTTCAAGGTCCAGCGTGAGCTGCTGACCCGGTACCACGTCCAGAACGCCGCCCAGTTCTACAGCGGCAGTGACGCCTGGCAGGTGCCGGACGACCCGACGAACAAGGACGGCAACGCGGTCCCGCCGTACTACCTGAGCCTGAAGATGCCCGGGGAGACGCAGCAGCAGTTCTCGCTGACGACGACGTTCACCCCGAACGGGCGGCCCAACCTGGGCGCCTTCATGGCGGTCGACGCGGACGCCAACAGCAAGGACTACGGCAAGATCAGACTGTTGCGGGTCACCTCGGACGTGCCGGGTCCGGCGCAGGTCCAGAACAAGCTCAACAGCCTGCCCTCCGTGGCCCAGTTCGTCCGCGACCTCAAGGGCGCCGACTCCGACATCCAGTACGGCAACCTGCTGACGGTGCCCCTGGACGGCGGTTTCCTGTACGTGGAGCCGATCTACGCGCAGGGCCGCAACGCGCTCTATCCGCTGCTGCGGAAGGTGGCGGTGTCGTACGTCGACGCGGACCAGCCGGAAGGTGACACGACCAAGGACACCACGGTGTTCGAGGACAACCTCGCCAAGGCGCTGAACGCGGTCTTCGGGGTCGACGGCGAGACGCCCACCACCCCGCCGCCGAGTGACCCGACCAAGCCGCCGGTCACCGGTGAGGCCGCGCTGCAGCAGGCGATCGCGGACGCGCAGAAGGCGTTCGCGGACAGCGAGGCCGCGATGAAGAAGGGCGACTGGACGGCCTACGGCAAGGCGCAGGACGAGCTGGCGGCGGCCCTGCGGCGGGTCGCCGAGGCGGACGCCCAGCGCAAGTCGGACGCCGGCAAGAACGCCGACAAGCCGGCGGCCGGTGCGGACACGCCCGCTTCGGGCTGA
- a CDS encoding PPA1309 family protein: protein MSNVSPSGPPMAAGPLTRAVLEIDEYASGLGWDQPARLFALVDTARLRSQEPDLAAQLGLDGDEAAAPLTPIEQDEIPAGQPLDEFLGTIAWPDAVTGCAMTVERLMLPPSAEASVPDGLDEAALAKWVAAHPDRQEVRMTVAVLRDGARESALRLREKDSPTEVLTGADLVPGLSEALAATFA from the coding sequence ATGTCCAACGTTTCTCCCTCAGGCCCCCCGATGGCCGCCGGCCCGCTGACCCGCGCGGTGCTCGAGATCGATGAGTACGCGTCCGGCCTCGGCTGGGACCAGCCGGCCCGGCTCTTCGCCCTCGTCGACACCGCGCGGCTGCGCTCCCAGGAGCCGGACCTGGCCGCCCAGCTCGGCCTCGACGGCGACGAGGCCGCCGCCCCGCTGACCCCGATCGAGCAGGACGAGATCCCCGCCGGCCAGCCCCTCGACGAGTTCCTCGGCACCATCGCCTGGCCCGACGCCGTGACCGGCTGCGCGATGACGGTGGAGCGGCTGATGCTCCCGCCGTCCGCCGAGGCCTCCGTCCCGGACGGTCTCGACGAGGCGGCCCTGGCGAAGTGGGTCGCCGCCCACCCGGACCGCCAGGAGGTCCGCATGACGGTCGCGGTCCTGCGCGACGGCGCCCGCGAGTCGGCGCTCAGGCTGCGCGAGAAGGACTCCCCCACGGAAGTCCTCACCGGCGCCGACCTCGTCCCCGGCCTCTCCGAAGCCCTCGCCGCGACCTTCGCCTGA
- a CDS encoding YlbL family protein, with translation MPRRTATMLASTLVLIALLCAGVFFPVPYSEMSPGPTVNTLGDADGEPVLQISGHKTYPTSGHLNMTTVRVTGADYRMNLVEAVYGWLAHDSVVVPHDTLYPNGKTEEESTQENAEEFSQSQESAKVAALGQLGIPVASRVIVSSVQKDSPAEGTLHAGDVIKAVDGTPVKAPQDVAKLVTKHKPKEDVVFTIVPAKDAAAAEKAGREPTTTERVTLATKVSEEGDRAIVGIQAGTDHTFPFTVDIKLADVGGPSAGLMFSLGIVDKLTPGDLTGGKFVAGTGTIDETGKVGPIGGIDMKLVGARNAGARYFLTPADNCASAAADTPDGLTLIKVNTIKDAVASLEKVRKGVTTGLPSCSTAG, from the coding sequence ATGCCACGCCGCACCGCGACGATGCTCGCCTCCACCCTCGTCCTCATCGCGCTGCTCTGCGCAGGCGTGTTCTTTCCGGTGCCGTATTCGGAGATGAGCCCGGGGCCGACGGTCAACACGCTCGGCGATGCCGACGGCGAGCCGGTGCTCCAGATCTCCGGGCACAAGACCTACCCCACGTCCGGGCATCTCAATATGACGACGGTCAGGGTCACCGGTGCGGACTACAGGATGAACCTGGTCGAAGCGGTCTACGGGTGGCTGGCCCACGACAGCGTGGTGGTGCCGCACGACACGCTCTATCCGAACGGCAAGACCGAGGAGGAGTCGACCCAGGAGAACGCCGAGGAGTTCAGCCAGTCCCAGGAGAGCGCGAAGGTCGCCGCCCTCGGACAGCTGGGCATCCCGGTCGCCTCCCGGGTGATCGTCTCCTCCGTCCAGAAGGACAGCCCCGCCGAGGGCACGCTGCACGCGGGCGACGTGATCAAGGCCGTGGACGGTACGCCGGTCAAGGCACCGCAGGACGTGGCGAAGCTGGTCACCAAGCACAAGCCCAAGGAGGACGTGGTCTTCACCATCGTCCCCGCCAAGGACGCGGCGGCCGCGGAGAAGGCGGGCCGGGAGCCCACCACGACCGAGCGGGTCACGCTGGCGACCAAGGTGTCCGAGGAGGGGGACCGGGCGATCGTCGGCATCCAGGCCGGGACGGACCACACCTTCCCGTTCACCGTCGACATCAAGCTCGCCGACGTGGGCGGCCCGAGCGCCGGCCTGATGTTCTCGCTGGGCATCGTCGACAAGCTGACCCCTGGCGACCTCACCGGCGGTAAGTTCGTCGCCGGCACCGGCACGATCGACGAGACCGGCAAGGTCGGCCCGATCGGCGGCATCGACATGAAGCTGGTCGGCGCCCGGAACGCGGGCGCCAGGTACTTCCTGACGCCCGCCGACAACTGCGCCTCGGCGGCTGCCGACACGCCTGACGGACTCACGCTGATCAAGGTGAACACGATCAAGGACGCGGTGGCGTCCCTGGAGAAGGTCCGCAAGGGCGTCACCACCGGCCTCCCGAGCTGCTCGACAGCCGGCTGA
- a CDS encoding molybdenum cofactor biosynthesis protein MoaE: MAPTYDHPGERAAADPIRLLAVRDTPLSLDEVFRAVGDDAAGGTALFVGTVRNHDGGADVDALGYSSHPTVEAEMRRVAEKVVAEYPVRALAAVHRVGDLTVGDLAVVVAVSCPHRGEAFEACRKLIDDLKHEVPIWKHQRFSDGTEEWVGAC; the protein is encoded by the coding sequence ATGGCACCCACGTACGACCACCCCGGCGAGCGCGCGGCGGCGGACCCGATCCGGCTGCTGGCGGTCCGCGACACCCCGCTCTCCCTCGACGAGGTCTTCCGGGCCGTCGGCGACGACGCGGCCGGCGGGACGGCCCTGTTCGTGGGCACCGTGCGCAACCACGACGGCGGTGCCGACGTCGACGCGCTCGGGTACTCCAGCCACCCCACCGTCGAGGCCGAGATGCGCCGCGTCGCGGAGAAGGTCGTCGCCGAGTACCCGGTGCGGGCGCTCGCGGCGGTCCACCGCGTGGGCGACCTGACGGTCGGGGACCTGGCCGTCGTGGTCGCCGTGTCGTGCCCGCACCGCGGGGAGGCGTTCGAGGCGTGCCGCAAGCTGATCGACGACCTCAAGCACGAGGTCCCGATCTGGAAGCACCAGCGCTTCTCCGACGGCACCGAGGAGTGGGTGGGAGCCTGCTGA
- a CDS encoding SDR family oxidoreductase gives MSSPDPQVRAARNHSTQSAGRGPVVAVTGAASGVGDLLARRLAASGEVKQVVAIDERRGDLSEAQWHVLDVRDPAIAEKLRGADVVVHLALDLDLETDAAARTAYNVRGTQTVLTAAAAAGVHRVVLCTSAMVYGALPDNDIPLSEDAELRATAEATGVGDLLEIERLARRAPRAHPGLNVTVVRPAVLVGGTDTALTRYFESPRLLVVAGSRPAWQFCHVEDLVSALEYAALEKVEGEFAVGCDGWLDQEEVEELSGIRRMELPSAVALGAAARLHRIGLTPSPAGDLAYTMHPWVVSVGRLHDAGWRPQWTNEEVLAALLEEVEGRHTVAGRRLGRKDATAAGAAGATVALLGTAALVRRARKRRGL, from the coding sequence GTGAGTTCCCCAGATCCACAGGTTCGCGCAGCGCGAAACCACTCAACCCAGTCCGCCGGCCGCGGCCCCGTCGTCGCGGTCACCGGCGCCGCGTCCGGTGTCGGAGACCTGCTCGCCCGCCGCCTCGCCGCGTCGGGGGAGGTCAAGCAGGTCGTCGCCATCGACGAGCGGCGCGGCGACCTCTCAGAGGCGCAGTGGCACGTCCTCGACGTGCGGGACCCGGCCATCGCCGAGAAACTGCGCGGCGCCGACGTCGTCGTGCACCTGGCGCTCGACCTCGACCTGGAGACCGACGCCGCCGCCCGTACCGCGTACAACGTGCGCGGTACGCAGACCGTGCTGACCGCCGCGGCGGCCGCCGGGGTCCACCGGGTGGTGCTGTGCACCTCCGCCATGGTCTACGGGGCGCTGCCCGACAACGACATCCCGCTCTCCGAGGACGCCGAGCTCCGGGCCACCGCCGAGGCCACCGGTGTGGGTGACCTGCTGGAGATCGAGCGCCTGGCCCGCCGCGCCCCCCGCGCGCACCCCGGCCTGAACGTCACGGTCGTGCGCCCCGCCGTCCTGGTGGGCGGTACGGACACGGCCCTGACCCGGTACTTCGAGTCGCCCCGGCTGCTGGTGGTCGCCGGATCGCGCCCGGCCTGGCAGTTCTGCCACGTCGAGGACCTGGTCAGCGCGCTGGAGTACGCGGCGCTGGAGAAGGTCGAGGGCGAGTTCGCCGTCGGCTGCGACGGCTGGCTGGACCAGGAGGAGGTCGAGGAGCTGAGCGGAATCCGCCGCATGGAGCTGCCGTCCGCCGTCGCCCTGGGCGCGGCCGCGCGGCTGCACCGCATCGGGCTCACGCCGTCGCCCGCGGGCGACCTCGCCTACACGATGCACCCGTGGGTGGTCAGCGTCGGGCGCCTGCACGACGCGGGCTGGCGGCCGCAGTGGACCAACGAGGAGGTCCTCGCCGCGCTCCTGGAGGAGGTCGAGGGCCGCCACACGGTCGCCGGCCGCCGCCTCGGCCGCAAGGACGCCACGGCGGCGGGCGCCGCGGGCGCGACGGTCGCCCTGCTGGGCACCGCCGCCCTGGTACGCCGGGCCCGCAAGCGCCGCGGTCTGTAG
- a CDS encoding zinc-dependent metalloprotease, which translates to MSDSPFGFGLPPEEPEDGDEGKKKGPAEGGQGAGGNPFGFGGMPGGGDNPFAAMFGSLNPSDLGAAFQQLGQMLSYEGGPVNWDMAKQIARQTVSQGTPDGTKDASVGPAERAAVEEAVRLADLWLDGVTSLPSGAGTAVAWSRAEWVEATLPAWQQLVDPVAEQVGAAMGNVLPEEMQAMAGPLIGMMRSMGGAMFGQQIGQAVGALAGEVVGSTDVGLPLGPAGKAALLPLNVAAFGKDLSVPQDEVRLYLALREAAHQRLFAHVPWLRSHLFGAVEGYARGIKVDTGKLEDAVGGLDPSNPEQLQEALQQGMFQPEDTPEQKAALARLETALALVEGWVDAVVHEAAKSRLTSADALRETLRRRRASGGPAEQTFATLIGLELRPRRLRDASRLWASLTDARGVDGRDGLWEHPDMLPTASDLDDPDGFVHREHLDFSELDKMLGEAAGGGKRDQGDEPEQGPGKREQGEDDSDK; encoded by the coding sequence GTGAGTGACTCCCCATTCGGATTCGGCCTTCCGCCGGAGGAGCCGGAGGACGGCGACGAAGGCAAGAAGAAGGGACCTGCCGAAGGTGGCCAGGGTGCCGGTGGCAATCCCTTCGGGTTCGGCGGCATGCCGGGCGGCGGGGACAACCCGTTCGCCGCGATGTTCGGCTCGCTGAACCCCTCGGACCTGGGGGCGGCCTTCCAGCAGCTCGGCCAGATGCTGAGCTATGAGGGCGGTCCCGTCAACTGGGACATGGCCAAGCAGATCGCCCGCCAGACGGTCTCGCAGGGCACGCCCGACGGCACCAAGGACGCCAGTGTGGGTCCCGCCGAGCGGGCGGCCGTCGAGGAGGCCGTGCGCCTGGCCGACCTGTGGCTGGACGGCGTGACGTCCCTCCCCTCGGGAGCGGGCACCGCCGTGGCGTGGAGCCGCGCGGAGTGGGTCGAGGCGACGCTGCCGGCCTGGCAGCAGCTGGTGGACCCGGTCGCCGAGCAGGTCGGCGCGGCCATGGGCAATGTGCTGCCCGAGGAGATGCAGGCCATGGCGGGCCCGCTGATCGGCATGATGCGCTCCATGGGCGGCGCCATGTTCGGGCAGCAGATCGGGCAGGCCGTGGGCGCCCTGGCCGGCGAGGTGGTCGGTTCGACCGATGTCGGGCTGCCGCTCGGACCGGCCGGCAAGGCCGCGCTGCTGCCGCTGAACGTGGCGGCGTTCGGCAAGGACCTGAGCGTGCCGCAGGACGAGGTGCGGCTGTACCTGGCGCTGCGCGAGGCCGCCCACCAGCGGCTCTTCGCCCATGTGCCGTGGCTGCGTTCGCACCTGTTCGGCGCGGTCGAGGGGTACGCGCGCGGGATCAAGGTCGACACCGGCAAGCTGGAGGACGCGGTCGGCGGGCTCGACCCGTCCAACCCCGAGCAGCTTCAGGAAGCACTCCAGCAGGGCATGTTCCAGCCGGAGGACACGCCGGAGCAGAAGGCCGCCCTGGCGCGCTTGGAGACGGCGCTGGCGCTGGTCGAGGGCTGGGTGGACGCGGTGGTGCACGAGGCCGCCAAGAGCCGCCTGACGTCCGCTGACGCGCTGCGTGAGACGCTGCGCCGCCGGCGCGCCTCGGGCGGTCCCGCCGAGCAGACGTTCGCGACGCTGATCGGCCTGGAGCTGCGGCCGCGCCGGCTGCGGGACGCCTCGCGGCTGTGGGCGTCGCTCACGGACGCGCGTGGCGTCGACGGCCGGGACGGCCTGTGGGAGCACCCCGACATGCTGCCCACCGCGTCCGACCTGGACGACCCGGACGGCTTCGTCCACCGCGAGCACCTGGACTTCTCGGAGCTCGACAAGATGCTCGGCGAGGCCGCCGGCGGCGGCAAGCGGGACCAGGGTGACGAGCCGGAGCAGGGCCCGGGGAAGCGCGAGCAGGGTGAGGACGACTCCGACAAGTGA
- a CDS encoding NUDIX hydrolase, translating to MSLYDDAVLVLKGYEEQPELRQVYLDHLAAHPDGIWKACGAGHLTASALVVDPGRGRVLLTLHKKLGMWLQMGGHCEPGDETVAGAALREATEESGIPGLTLLPGGPARLDRHAIPAPCHWHLDLQYVAIAPPDAVAAISDESLDLRWFAYEDVAAVADASVVRLVEAARATL from the coding sequence GTGAGCCTGTACGACGACGCCGTCCTCGTACTGAAGGGGTACGAGGAGCAGCCGGAGCTGCGCCAGGTCTATCTCGACCACCTGGCGGCCCACCCGGACGGCATATGGAAGGCCTGTGGGGCCGGGCACCTGACGGCCAGCGCGCTGGTGGTCGATCCGGGCCGCGGCCGGGTCCTGCTGACCCTGCACAAGAAGCTCGGTATGTGGCTGCAGATGGGCGGCCACTGCGAGCCCGGTGACGAGACGGTCGCCGGGGCGGCGCTGCGCGAGGCCACCGAGGAGTCCGGGATCCCCGGTCTGACGCTGCTCCCGGGCGGTCCGGCGCGTCTGGACCGGCACGCGATCCCGGCGCCCTGCCACTGGCACCTCGACCTGCAGTACGTGGCAATCGCGCCGCCGGACGCGGTGGCGGCGATCAGTGACGAGTCGCTGGACCTGCGCTGGTTCGCCTACGAGGACGTGGCGGCCGTGGCCGACGCGTCGGTGGTGCGGCTGGTGGAGGCGGCCCGGGCCACGCTGTAG